A DNA window from Nymphalis io chromosome 28, ilAglIoxx1.1, whole genome shotgun sequence contains the following coding sequences:
- the LOC126779060 gene encoding probable nuclear hormone receptor HR3 isoform X6, whose protein sequence is MMLNMFDMWNSVSTKLEASNVQQSQQPHTSGGSIKAQIEIIPCKVCGDKSSGVHYGVITCEGCKGFFRRSQSTVVNYQCPRNKACVVDRVNRNRCQYCRLQKCLKLGMSRDAVKFGRMSKKQREKVEDEVRYFQEKMRSQADAAPDSVYDTQQQTPSSSDQYHGHYSSYPGYGSPLSSYGYNNPPLNSNMNIQAQPPQYDVSADYVDSTTAYEPKQSGGFLDTDFIGHAEGDISKVLVKSLAEAHTNTNPKLEYIHEMFRKPPDVPKLLFYNSMTYEEMWLDCADKLTAMIQNIIEFAKLIPGFMKLSQDDQILLLKSGSFELAIVRLSRLIDVNRDQVLYGDVVLPIRECVHARDPRDMNLVSGIFDAAKTIARLKLTETELALYQSLVLLWPERHGVRGNPEIQCLFNMSMAAMRHEIETNHAPLKGDVTVLDTLLTKIPTFRELSLLHLEALCRFKAAHPHHVFPALYKELFSLDSVLDYTHG, encoded by the exons CGCAAATTGAGATCATACCCTGCAAAGTCTGCGGGGACAAGTCATCAGGAGTTCACTACGGCGTCATCACGTGTGAAGGGTGTAAAGGGTTCTTCAGACGCTCCCAGAGTACAG TGGTGAACTACCAATGCCCGAGGAACAAGGCCTGTGTCGTGGACCGCGTTAACCGGAACAGATGTCAATACTGCCGGCTACAGAAGTGTCTCAAGCTGGGGATGAGCCGTGATG cCGTGAAATTTGGACGTATGTCGAAGAAACAACGCGAGAAAGTAGAGGATGAAGTCAGATATTTCCAAGAGAAGATGCGTTCACAAGCTGATGCTGCACCGGACTCAGTTTACGACACACAGCAACAGACGCCCAGCTCGAGCGATCAGTATCATGGACATTACAGTAG CTACCCAGGCTACGGCTCCCCACTCTCCTCATACGGGTACAACAACCCGCCGCTCAACTCCAACATGAACATTCAAGCTCAGCCTCCCCAGTACGACGTGTCAGCCGACTACGTCGACTCGACGACCGCTTACGAACCGAAGCAGAGTGGTGGGTTCCTTGATACTGACTTTATCGGACACG CTGAAGGAGATATTAGCAAAGTGTTGGTTAAGAGTCTGGCTGAAGCTCACACAAATACGAATCCTAAGCTAGAGTACATTCATGAGATGTTCCGGAAACCACCAGATGTGCCCAA ATTACTCTTCTACAATTCAATGACATATGAGGAGATGTGGTTGGACTGCGCAGACAAACTGACAGCTATGATACAGAACATCATAGAGTTCGCGAAACTCATCCCCGGCTTCATGAAGCTGAGTCAAGATGATCAAATTCTGTTACTTAAATCGG GCTCATTCGAGTTGGCCATAGTTCGCTTGTCACGGCTGATTGATGTGAATCGCGACCAAGTACTGTACGGTGACGTCGTTCTACCTATTCGAGAGTGTGTACACGCAcg TGACCCTCGTGATATGAACTTGGTGTCAGGAATCTTCGACGCCGCTAAGACTATTGCCCGGCTCAAGCTCACCGAGACAGAGCTAGCCCTGTACCAGAGCCTCGTTTTGTTGTGGCcag AACGACACGGCGTGCGCGGCAACCCGGAGATTCAGTGCTTGTTTAACATGTCAATGGCTGCGATGCGCCACGAGATTGAGACGAACCACGCACCTTTAAAGGGAGACGTCACAGTGCTGGACACACTTCTCACTAAGATACCCACCTTCAg AGAACTGTCGTTGCTGCATTTGGAAGCGCTTTGCCGTTTCAAGGCGGCTCACCCACATCACGTATTCCCAGCTCTGTACaaagaattattttctttagaCAGCGTTTTAGATTACACACATggataa